The following proteins come from a genomic window of Sphingosinicella flava:
- a CDS encoding alpha/beta fold hydrolase has product MASSPTDLKVHHFTAHDGVRLAYREMGEGRPLVLIHGYFSNAWTNWIRYGHAEKIAAAGFRVIMPDLRGHGDSGKPHDPAFYTPDVLARDGFDLIAHLGLTDYDLAGYSLGARTCVRMLAQGAKPRRVVLSGMGLDGILDTQGRGSYFRNVLTNLGSFDRGSSEWMTEAFLKTTGGDPQALLLILDSFADTTRAELAGIDVPVLVVNGEDDDDNGSGAALAEALPDARFVTVPGNHMSAVVKAELGQAIAGFLAA; this is encoded by the coding sequence GCGTGCGGCTCGCCTATAGGGAAATGGGGGAAGGGCGCCCGCTCGTCCTCATCCATGGCTATTTCTCCAACGCCTGGACGAACTGGATTCGTTACGGCCACGCGGAGAAGATCGCGGCGGCGGGTTTCCGCGTCATCATGCCGGACCTGCGCGGCCATGGCGACAGCGGCAAGCCGCACGATCCCGCTTTTTACACGCCCGACGTGCTGGCCCGCGACGGCTTCGATCTCATCGCCCATCTTGGCCTCACCGATTATGATCTTGCCGGCTATTCGCTGGGCGCGCGGACGTGCGTGCGGATGCTGGCCCAAGGCGCGAAGCCCCGCCGTGTCGTGCTGTCCGGCATGGGGCTGGACGGCATCCTCGATACGCAGGGGCGCGGCAGTTATTTCCGCAACGTGCTGACCAACCTCGGTTCGTTCGACCGGGGATCGTCGGAATGGATGACCGAAGCCTTTCTCAAGACGACCGGCGGCGACCCCCAGGCGCTGTTGCTGATCCTCGATAGCTTCGCCGACACCACCCGTGCGGAGCTTGCCGGGATCGATGTGCCGGTCCTCGTCGTGAATGGCGAGGATGACGACGACAACGGATCGGGCGCTGCGTTGGCGGAGGCGTTGCCTGACGCGCGGTTCGTGACGGTGCCCGGCAATCACATGAGCGCGGTCGTAAAAGCCGAGCTGGGCCAGGCCATTGCCGGTTTTCTCGCCGCTTGA